The proteins below come from a single Rosa rugosa chromosome 2, drRosRugo1.1, whole genome shotgun sequence genomic window:
- the LOC133731514 gene encoding probable WRKY transcription factor 2 translates to MAGMDDNVAIIGDWVPPSPSPRDFFSSMLVDGIGSRSFLESPSSNKAEEFWSREGNTNGKNLSQENGTGDEITEMGSFSAYKSNSRGGLVDRIAARAGFNAPRLNTESIRSSDLSLNSDVRSPYLTIPPGLSPTTLLDSPVFLSNSLAQPSPTTGKFPFVSNGHARNSTLMTEAADKANFFEDMNTSFAFKPLGESGSFFLGPTSKQSFPSIEVSVHSENSSQSMEPTKVQNQNANNFQLQPDFSRTSTEKDNGANTVSADPRAFDTVGGSTEHSPPLDEQPEEEGDQRGGGDSMAAAGGGTPSEDGYNWRKYGQKQVKGSEYPRSYYKCTHPNCQVKKKVERSHEGHITEIIYKGAHNHPKPPPNRRSGAIGSSNPLIDMRSDVLEQGGPQTGADGDLVWASAQKATGGAPDWKHDNLEVTSSASAGPDYGQQSTSMQAQTGAHLESGDVVDASSTFSNDEDEDDRGTHGSVSLAYDGEGDESESKRRKIEAYATEMSGATRAIREPRVVVQTTSEVDILDDGYRWRKYGQKVVKGNPNPRSYYKCTNAGCTVRKHVERASHDLKSVITTYEGKHNHDVPAARNSSHVNSGPSGNMSGQASSSAAQTHPHRPEPSQVHSNMARFERPMSMGSFSLAGRQQLGPPQGFSFGMNQPGLANLAMAGFSPGQHKVPVLPVHHPYFAQQRQVSEMGFMLPKGEPKVEPMSEPGLNMNNASSVYQQLMSRLPLGPQM, encoded by the exons ATGGCTGGCATGGATGATAACGTTGCTATAATTGGGGACTGGGTGCCTCCGAGTCCAAGCCCAAGGGACTTCTTCTCTTCAATGTTAGTTGATGGCATTGGCTCAAGGTCATTCTTGGAATCTCCTAGCAGTAATAAAGCTGAGGAGTTCTGGTCTCGAGAAGGAAATACCAACGGAAAGAACTTGTCACAAGAAAATGGTACCGGTGATGAAATAACTGAAATGGGTTCATTTTCAGCGTACAAATCTAACTCACGTGGGGGACTTGTGGATCGGATCGCAGCCAGAGCTGGTTTTAATGCTCCGCGGTTGAATACAGAAAGCATTAGATCTTCTGACCTTTCACTTAATTCTGATGTTCGGTCTCCTTATCTGACAATACCCCCTGGTCTCAGTCCAACCACACTGCTAGACTCTCCTGTCTTCCTTTCAAATTCATTG GCACAGCCTTCTCCAACAACTGGAAAATTTCCATTTGTCTCAAATGGTCACGCCAGGAATTCCACATTGATGACAGAGGCTGCTGATAAAGCTAATTTCTTTGAGGACATGAATACTTCATTTGCTTTCAAGCCTCTTGGTGAATCAGGCTCTTTCTTTCTTGGTCCAACAAGCAAG CAATCCTTTCCCAGCATTGAGGTGTCAGTCCACTCAGAAAACTCTTCTCAAAGTATGGAACCCACCAAAGTTCAAAATCAGAATGCGAACAATTTTCAGCTCCAGCCAGATTTTTCTCGCACATCTACTGAAAAAGATAATGGAGCAAATACAGTCTCTGCAGATCCGAGGGCTTTTGATACTGTTGGTGGCAGTACTGAACATTCTCCACCCCTTGATGAGCAACCAGAGGAAGAAGGAGATCAAAGAGGTGGTGGTGATTCCATGGCTGCTGCTGGTGGAGGTACACCATCTGAAGATGGATATAATTGGAGAAAATATGGACAAAAACAAGTAAAAGGTAGTGAGTACCCACGAAGTTATTACAAGTGCACGCATCCAAATTGTCAGGTTAAGAAAAAGGTTGAACGATCTCATGAGGGTCATATAACAGAGATCATCTACAAGGGGGCCCATAACCACCCTAAACCCCCTCCCAATCGTAGATCAGGGGCCATTGGATCATCTAACCCACTCATTGACATGCGATCGGATGTCCTTGAACAAGGCGGACCACAGACAGGTGCTGATGGTGATCTGGTTTGGGCAAGTGCACAAAAGGCAACTGGTGGAGCTCCTGATTGGAAGCATGACAACCTTGAGGTGACTTCATCAGCATCAGCGGGCCCTGACTACGGCCAGCAATCCACTTCTATGCAGGCTCAGACTGGTGCACACCTTGAATCAGGTGATGTAGTAGACGCATCATCTACCTTTTCCaatgatgaggatgaagatgatCGAGGAACGCATGGTAGTGTTTCATTAGCCTATGATGGTGAAGGAGATGAGTCAGAGTCGAAAAGAAG GAAAATTGAAGCCTATGCAACAGAAATGAGTGGAGCTACAAGAGCTATTCGCGAGCCTAGAGTTGTAGTCCAGACTACCAGTGAAGTAGATATACTTGATGATGGATATCGTTGGCGCAAGTATGGGCAGAAAGTAGTGAAAGGGAATCCAAATCCAAG GAGTTACTATAAATGCACCAATGCTGGTTGTACAGTGAGGAAGCATGTGGAGAGAGCATCCCATGACCTCAAGTCAGTCATCACCACATATGAAGGAAAGCACAATCATGATGTTCCCGCTGCTCGCAATAGTAGCCATGTCAATTCTGGCCCTTCTGGCAACATGTCAGGTCAAGCATCTAGCTCTGCTGCACAAACTCATCCTCATCGGCCAGAGCCATCACAAGTTCACAGTAACATGGCAAGATTTGAAAGGCCCATGTCAATGGGTTCATTCAGCTTAGCTGGAAGGCAGCAGCTGGGTCCTCCCCAGGGCTTCTCTTTCGGAATGAACCAGCCTGGCCTGGCAAATCTGGCAATGGCTGGGTTCAGTCCTGGCCAACACAAAGTGCCTGTTCTCCCTGTTCATCATCCATACTTTGCCCAACAGCGTCAGGTCAGTGAAATGGGTTTCATGTTACCAAAAGGAGAACCAAAAGTAGAGCCAATGTCAGAACCTGGCCTAAACATGAACAATGCTTCATCGGTATACCAACAACTTATGAGTAGGCTTCCCCTTGGACCACAGATGTAG
- the LOC133731415 gene encoding receptor-like protein kinase BRI1-like 3: MMGLFCFLVLLLFHSLNFSSAASNEDVVKKLLLQFKQSSVQSDPQGFLSDWKSDSSTALCSWKGLTCSEGHVITLDLSNSGLIGSLHLPTLTALPSLQNLYLQNNSFSAFDLSVSNITSCSLVIVDLSSNNITSPLPVRSFLEGCENLALVNLSGNSIPGGSLSFGASLLQLDISRNLISDSSLLTCQNLNLFNVSGNKLTGKLSGSILSCKNLTTLDLSYNALSGEIPNTFLESASASLKYLDLSSNNFTGKFASLDFGQCSSLTLLKLSHNNLYGDEFPSSLANCQALETLNLTSNKLQDKIPGALLGNLKKLRQLFLGRNQFSGEIPAELGKACGTLQELDISDNILTGELPSNFVSCSSLVSLNLGRNQLSGNFLSTVVSKLPSLRYLYVPFNNITGPVPPSITNGTRLQVLDLSANLFIGNVPSVFCFSNAPSALEKILLANNFLSGTVPSELGNCKSLKVIDLSFNSLSGAIPLEIWTLPNLSDLVMWANNLTGEIPEGICINGGNLETLILNNNLITGAIPQSIGRCTNMIWVSLSSNRLTGAIPSGIGNLLKLAILQLGNNSLSGQIPAELGKCQSLIWLDLNSNDLNGSIPSELANQAGLVNPGIVSGKQFAFVRNEGGTACRGAGGLVEFEGVRPQRLENLPMVHSCPSTRIYTGMTVYTFTSNGSMIFLDISYNYLSGTIPANLGTLSYLQVFNLGHNMLSGNIPESFGGLKAIGVLDLSHNNLQGYIPGSLGTLSFLSDLDVSNNNLTGIVPSGGQLTTFPASRYENNSGLCGLPLPPCGPQRHSAERVRGKKPSMASGMVIGIAFFLFCILILALALYRVKKYQRKEAKREKYIESLPTSGSSSWKLSSVPEPLSINVATFEKPLRKLTFAHLLEATNGFSADSLIGSGGFGEVYKAQLGDGCVVAIKKLIQVTGQGDREFMAEMETIGKIKHRNLVPLLGYCKVGEERLLVYEYMKWGSLESVFHDKIKGGGSRLDWAARKKIAIGSARGLAFLHHSCIPHIIHRDMKSSNVLIDENFEARVSDFGMARLVNALDTHLSVSTLAGTPGYVPPEYYQSFRCTTKGDVYSYGVILLELLSGKRPIDPSAFGDDNNLVGWAKQLQREKRWNEILDTELMTQKSGEAELYQYLKIAFECLDDRPFRRPTMIQVMAMFKELQVDSDSDVLDGFSLKDTVAEEP; this comes from the coding sequence ATGATGGGTTTGTTCTGTTTTCTGGTTCTGCTTCTTTTTCACTCTCTAAATTTCTCTTCAGCTGCTTCTAATGAGGATGTGGTGAAGAAGCTTTTGTTGCAGTTCAAGCAATCCTCTGTTCAATCTGACCCTCAAGGTTTCTTATCTGACTGGAAATCTGATTCTTCAACAGCTCTTTGTTCATGGAAAGGCCTGACTTGCTCTGAAGGCCACGTCATCACCCTCGACCTCTCAAATTCTGGTCTCATTGGAAGTCTTCACCTTCCAACTCTCACAGCCTTGCCGAGTCTTCAAAATCTGTACTTGCAAAACAATTCATTCTCTGCTTTTGATCTTTCAGTTTCCAACATTACCTCATGTAGTCTTGTTATAGTTGACTTGTCCTCCAACAACATCACAAGCCCTCTTCCGGTTCGGTCCTTTCTTGAGGGTTGTGAGAATCTGGCTTTGGTCAACCTCTCTGGCAATTCAATCCCAGGAGGGAGTCTCAGCTTTGGTGCTTCTTTGCTTCAGCTTGACATCTCTAGAAACCTGATTTCGGATTCATCCTTGTTGACTTGCCAGAATCTGAATCTGTTCAATGTTTCTGGTAACAAGCTGACCGGAAAACTGAGTGGTTCTATCTTGTCTTGCAAGAATTTGACAACACTTGACCTTTCATACAATGCTTTGTCTGGGGAGATACCAAACACTTTCCTGGAAAGCGCCTCGGCATCTCTCAAGTATTTGGATCTCTCAAGCAACAATTTCACCGGAAAGTTTGCAAGCCTTGATTTCGGGCAGTGTAGCAGCCTCACTTTGCTGAAGCTATCACACAATAATCTCTATGGGGATGAGTTTCCTTCAAGCCTTGCTAACTGTCAAGCTTTGGAGACACTGAACCTGACTAGTAATAAGTTGCAGGACAAGATTCCGGGTGCTTTGTTGGGAAATCTCAAGAAGTTGAGGCAACTCTTTCTGGGTCGTAATCAGTTTTCAGGTGAAATTCCAGCTGAATTAGGAAAGGCTTGTGGGACACTTCAGGAGCTTGATATTTCCGATAACATTCTTACTGGTGAATTGCCTTCAAATTTTGTGTCATGCTCTTCTTTGGTTAGTCTCAATCTTGGTCGCAATCAGCTCTCAGGAAATTTCCTCAGTACTGTTGTGAGTAAGCTTCCGAGTTTGAGATATCTCTATGTACCCTTCAACAACATCACTGGTCCTGTGCCACCATCTATTACCAATGGTACTCGGCTTCAAGTGCTCGATCTCAGCGCTAATCTCTTCATAGGGAATGTTCCTTCAGTGTTTTGCTTCTCCAATGCTCCCTCAGCTTTGGAAAAGATACTTCTAGCCAACAATTTTCTCTCCGGGACTGTGCCATCGGAACTTGGAAACTGCAAGAGCCTGAAGGTTATTGATCTGAGTTTCAACAGTTTGAGTGGTGCAATTCCTTTAGAAatttggacattgccaaatctttccGACTTGGTTATGTGGGCAAACAATCTCACTGGTGAAATCCCGGAAGGCATTTGCATCAATGGAGGAAACCTGGAAACCCTGATTCTCAACAATAATCTCATTACTGGAGCCATTCCACAGTCCATTGGTAGATGCACCAATATGATTTGGGTGTCACTATCTAGCAACCGGCTTACAGGAGCAATCCCTTCAGGTATTGGAAATCTTCTTAAGCTTGCTATACTCCAGTTGGGTAATAATTCACTGTCTGGTCAGATTCCAGCTGAGCTTGGCAAGTGTCAAAGCCTCATTTGGCTTGACCTGAACAGCAATGACCTAAATGGTTCTATCCCATCAGAGCTTGCTAACCAGGCCGGCCTAGTCAATCCTGGAATAGTTTCTGGGAAGCAGTTTGCATTTGTTAGAAATGAGGGTGGTACAGCTTGCAGGGGTGCAGGAGGACTAGTTGAGTTTGAGGGAGTCCGACCTCAGAGACTCGAAAATTTACCTATGGTTCATTCTTGTCCATCAACTAGAATTTACACAGGAATGACAGTTTACACATTCACCAGCAATGGAAGCATGATCTTCCTTGACATTTCCTACAATTACTTGTCTGGGACTATTCCCGCAAACTTAGGTACACTGTCCTATTTGCAAGTCTTCAATCTAGGACACAATATGTTAAGTGGAAATATTCCAGAAAGCTTTGGAGGATTAAAAGCAATTGGAGTCCTGGATCTCTCTCACAATAATCTTCAAGGTTATATCCCAGGATCTTTGGGGACTCTCTCTTTCCTGAGTGACCTTGATGTGTCTAACAACAACCTCACGGGCATTGTCCCTTCCGGAGGTCAGCTGACAACTTTCCCAGCATCCAGATATGAGAACAACTCTGGCCTTTGTGGGTTACCCCTGCCACCGTGTGGCCCTCAAAGACATTCAGCAGAGAGAGTTAGGGGAAAGAAGCCATCTATGGCTTCAGGAATGGTTATTGGCATTGCATTCTTTCTCTTCTGTATCCTTATACTTGCATTAGCTCTATATCGAGTGAAGAAGTACCAGCGGAAAGAGGCGAAGAGAGAAAAATATATTGAAAGCCTTCCGACTTCAGGTAGCAGCAGCTGGAAACTTTCCAGTGTTCCTGAGCCTCTCAGCATCAACGTAGCCACATTTGAAAAACCTTTGCGGAAGCTGACCTTCGCCCATTTACTTGAAGCCACCAATGGTTTCAGTGCTGATAGCTTGATTGGTTCTGGAGGGTTTGGTGAGGTCTACAAGGCACAATTGGGAGATGGCTGTGTTGTTGCAATCAAGAAGCTTATTCAAGTCACAGGTCAAGGAGACCGAGAGTTTATGGCAGAAATGGAAACTATTGGGAAAATCAAACACCGAAACCTGGTTCCTTTGCTGGGGTACTGCAAGGTTGGAGAGGAGAGACTTCTTGTGTATGAGTACATGAAATGGGGAAGTCTGGAGAGTGTTTTTCACGATAAGATTAAGGGAGGGGGCTCAAGGCTTGACTGGGCAGCACGAAAGAAGATTGCCATAGGGTCTGCTAGAGGTCTAGCATTCCTTCACCATAGCTGCATACCTCATATTATCCACCGGGACATGAAGTCTAGCAATGTTCTTATAGATGAAAACTTTGAGGCCAGAGTATCGGATTTTGGCATGGCAAGATTGGTCAATGCCCTCGATACTCATCTCAGTGTGAGCACCCTAGCAGGAACTCCAGGTTACGTGCCCCCCGAGTACTACCAGAGTTTTCGATGCACAACAAAAGGAGATGTCTACAGTTATGGTGTTATACTGCTAGAGCTTCTCTCAGGAAAAAGGCCTATAGACCCGTCAGCATTTGGTGATGACAACAACCTTGTTGGATGGGCAAAGCAGcttcaaagagaaaagagatgGAATGAGATACTCGACACTGAGTTGATGACACAAAAATCTGGTGAGGCTGAACTATACCAGTATCTGAAGATTGCCTTTGAGTGCCTAGACGACAGGCCATTCCGGCGGCCAACAATGATTCAGGTTATGGCTATGTTTAAAGAGCTTCAGGTTGATTCGGACAGTGATGTCCTGGATGGTTTTTCACTCAAAGACACTGTTGCTGAGGAACCATGA